The following proteins are co-located in the Solea solea chromosome 21, fSolSol10.1, whole genome shotgun sequence genome:
- the LOC131448569 gene encoding neurogenic differentiation factor 2-like, translated as MLSRLYSEVLPDVQRLAADWVEDTEREDCNLKGDEHDPCHLGEEDLDDPQEGSSRAESEMAGDDDDDDDDDDDDEPEEDECGDENDGDKPKKRGPKKRKMTPARAERSKVRRMKANARERTRMHDLNSALDNLRKVVPCYSKTQKLSKIETLRLAKNYILALGEILRNGKRPDVVTYVQMLCKGLSQPTTNLVAGCLQLNTRNFLTEPCSDGARFHMPSSPFSVHPYSYRCNRISSPHYQPGTGALNLRGHSYGSGYETGYPPGGTSPDYSSPDYEGQHSPPVCVNGAGGGGGLSGRQQESTDTDRNYHYSMHYSGLSTSRPSHSLPFGPSGARSGGAHSENISPFHDAQLHHERAPPYEDLNAFFHN; from the coding sequence ATGTTGAGCCGTCTGTACAGCGAGGTGCTGCCGGACGTCCAGAGGCTCGCGGCTGACTGGGTGGAGGACACCGAGCGCGAGGACTGCAACCTGAAGGGCGACGAGCACGATCCCTGTCATCTCGGGGAAGAGGATCTGGACGACCCTCAGGAAGGCAGCAGTCGAGCCGAGTCCGAGATGGCCggcgacgacgacgatgacgacgacgacgatgatgacgacgagCCCGAGGAGGACGAGTGCGGAGACGAGAACGACGGAGACAAACCCAAGAAGCGCGGCCCTAAGAAGCGCAAGATGACACCGGCGCGCGCGGAGCGCTCCAAGGTGCGCCGCATGAAGGCGAACGCGCGCGAGCGCACGCGCATGCACGACTTGAATTCTGCGCTGGACAATCTGCGCAAGGTGGTGCCATGCTATTCCAAAACCCAGAAACTGTCCAAGATCGAGACTCTGAGGCTGGCCAAGAACTACATTCTGGCTCTTGGAGAGATTTTACGCAATGGGAAACGTCCAGATGTGGTGACCTATGTGCAGATGCTGTGTAAAGGCCTGTCACAGCCCACGACCAACCTTGTGGCAGGATGCCTGCAGCTAAACACCAGGAACTTCCTGACTGAACCGTGTTCAGACGGAGCTCGCTTCCACATGCCCAGCTCTCCTTTCTCCGTCCACCCTTACTCTTACCGCTGCAACCGCATTTCCAGCCCGCACTATCAACCCGGAACAGGCGCGCTCAATTTGCGGGGCCATTCCTACGGTTCTGGGTACGAGACCGGTTACCCGCCGGGGGGGACATCTCCTGACTACAGCAGTCCGGACTATGAAGGCCAGCACAGTCCGCCTGTGTGCGTGAACGGCgccggcggcggcggcggcctgTCAGGGAGGCAGCAGGAGtctacagacacagacaggaacTATCACTACTCTATGCATTACTCCGGACTCAGCACGTCCAGACCCAGTCACAGCTTACCCTTTGGACCCTCGGGGGCGCGCAGTGGCGGAGCGCACTCAGAAAACATTTCCCCTTTCCACGACGCGCAGTTGCACCACGAAAGGGCTCCTCCATATGAGGATCTCAATGCTTTTTTCCACAACTGA